A DNA window from Streptomyces sp. 71268 contains the following coding sequences:
- a CDS encoding nuclear transport factor 2 family protein produces MADEATLKHLALEYARRMNAGDVEAVLELFSDDIVFEDPVGAPPLIGKEALRGHIAWSIECQVHEEPGRPVVSMDGRSVAVPTTVTVYAPTKLTFQIVGIIELGDDDLVRHARAYWGITDTKVGDGPELSGVAHFMAVTQNLAKMVQAKGSPSPT; encoded by the coding sequence ATGGCCGATGAGGCGACCCTGAAACACCTGGCGCTGGAGTACGCCCGGCGCATGAACGCCGGCGATGTCGAGGCCGTGCTGGAACTCTTCTCGGACGACATCGTCTTCGAGGACCCGGTGGGCGCGCCGCCGCTGATCGGCAAGGAGGCGCTGCGCGGGCACATCGCCTGGTCCATCGAGTGCCAGGTGCACGAGGAGCCGGGCCGGCCCGTGGTCTCGATGGACGGCAGGAGCGTGGCCGTGCCGACGACGGTGACGGTGTACGCGCCGACCAAGCTGACGTTCCAGATCGTCGGCATCATCGAGCTGGGCGACGACGATCTGGTGCGGCACGCGCGGGCCTACTGGGGCATCACCGACACCAAGGTCGGCGACGGTCCGGAGCTGTCCGGCGTGGCGCACTTCATGGCCGTGACCCAAAACCTCGCCAAGATGGTGCAGGCCAAGGGCAGCCCTAGCCCGACTTAA
- a CDS encoding FAD-dependent monooxygenase, producing MTTPKHGIVLGGGWAGMLAAHVLARHAETVTVIERDVLPDAPRHRKGSPQGRHVHVLWSSGARLIDGLLPGMVERLLKAGARKVNFHQDLVTLTSHGWQHRFPPRQYALMCTRPFLDWHVRDQILAGGRITVRQRTEILDLVGDGARVRGVRVRDMDSGDTETLGADLVVDASGRGSRLRHWLSALDLPPVEEDVVDAGIAYSTRIYQAPPGATEGFPAVNVAADHRVREPGRFGVVYPQEDGTWMVTLSCTRGAGLPTTEEEFLPYARTLRHPLVADLISGAEPLTPVAVSRVGANRRLYPERLERWPEGLVVVGDALAAFNPIYGHGMSAAARAASALDEQLALGVDEVGSARRVQRAISASVDDPWIMAASKDVEYVGCRMNAKDPRLTGGATARQRFSDLIADRAIRSSAVCDVVTDVISLTAPQSELASNRFLSLMHQDRMLPELTAPPLTPDELSLVKLSPSGLAGVKGVSR from the coding sequence ATGACCACACCGAAACATGGAATCGTTCTGGGCGGCGGCTGGGCCGGAATGCTGGCGGCCCACGTGCTGGCCCGCCACGCGGAGACCGTCACCGTCATCGAGCGCGACGTGCTGCCCGACGCGCCGCGGCACCGCAAGGGTTCGCCGCAGGGTCGCCACGTGCACGTGCTGTGGTCCAGCGGGGCGCGGCTCATCGACGGGCTGTTGCCCGGCATGGTCGAGCGGCTGTTGAAGGCGGGGGCCCGTAAGGTCAACTTCCACCAGGACCTGGTGACGTTGACCTCGCACGGCTGGCAGCACCGCTTCCCGCCCCGGCAGTACGCCCTCATGTGCACCAGGCCGTTCCTGGACTGGCACGTGCGCGACCAGATCCTGGCCGGTGGGCGGATCACGGTGCGCCAGCGCACGGAGATCCTCGACCTGGTCGGCGACGGGGCCCGGGTCCGTGGGGTGCGGGTGCGCGACATGGACAGCGGCGACACCGAGACGCTGGGCGCCGATCTGGTGGTGGACGCCTCGGGGCGCGGTTCGCGGCTGCGGCACTGGCTGTCGGCGTTGGACCTGCCGCCGGTCGAGGAGGACGTCGTGGACGCGGGCATCGCCTACTCCACCCGGATCTATCAGGCGCCGCCCGGGGCGACCGAGGGCTTCCCCGCCGTCAACGTGGCCGCCGACCACCGGGTGCGCGAGCCGGGCCGCTTCGGGGTGGTCTACCCGCAGGAGGACGGTACGTGGATGGTGACGCTGTCCTGCACGCGGGGCGCGGGGCTGCCGACGACCGAGGAGGAGTTCCTGCCGTACGCCAGGACCCTGCGGCACCCGCTGGTCGCGGACCTGATCAGCGGGGCCGAGCCGCTGACGCCGGTCGCCGTGTCCCGGGTGGGTGCCAACCGCAGGCTCTACCCGGAGCGCCTTGAGCGGTGGCCGGAGGGGCTGGTCGTCGTCGGTGACGCGCTGGCCGCGTTCAACCCGATCTACGGGCACGGCATGAGCGCCGCCGCCCGCGCCGCCAGCGCGCTGGACGAGCAGTTGGCGCTGGGCGTGGACGAGGTGGGGTCGGCGCGCCGCGTCCAGCGGGCGATCAGCGCGTCTGTCGACGATCCGTGGATCATGGCGGCGTCCAAGGACGTGGAGTACGTGGGTTGCCGGATGAACGCCAAGGACCCGCGCCTGACGGGCGGGGCCACGGCGCGCCAGCGGTTCTCCGATCTGATCGCCGACCGGGCGATCAGGTCGTCGGCGGTGTGCGACGTGGTCACCGACGTCATCAGCCTGACGGCGCCGCAGTCGGAGCTGGCCTCCAACCGCTTCCTGTCGCTCATGCACCAGGACCGGATGCTGCCGGAGTTGACGGCACCCCCCTTGACCCCGGACGAGCTGTCCCTGGTGAAGCTGAGCCCGAGCGGCCTGGCGGGCGTCAAGGGTGTCTCCCGCTAG